In the Hordeum vulgare subsp. vulgare chromosome 7H, MorexV3_pseudomolecules_assembly, whole genome shotgun sequence genome, one interval contains:
- the LOC123412901 gene encoding transcription repressor OFP13-like → MVKKLGLTSLIFSSKQVDCAASTSGAAPSSMASSSSMSATSWQWPSCKQPRTLSFRQHQQQEQHQAAYKTMNSAYLPDSGADSCFSNSFASVDDSLSTASEAASGLVEANERETVIRALRSGRLFFEPHATPATSSSILDEAKLKLKVKDIETIICSGSRKVGKAAAFEGATAMTMDSSNPYRDFRASMEEMVMSHGVKDWCWMEKMLGWYLRANGKSTHGLIVGAFVDLLVALSDTASPSSPTTASTNRSSSFSGTDEIKEEEG, encoded by the coding sequence ATGGTCAAGAAGCTTGGCCTCACGTCCCTCATCTTCAGCAGCAAGCAGGTAGACTGTGCTGCTAGTACCAGTGGCGCTGCACCTTCCTCCATGGCCTCGTCCTCCTCCATGTCTGCCACCTCGTGGCAATGGCCGTCCTGCAAGCAGCCAAGGACCCTCTCCTTCAGGCAGCATCAGCAGCAAGAGCAGCACCAGGCGGCGTACAAGACCATGAACTCTGCCTACTTGCCAGACTCGGGCGCCGACTCATGCTTCTCCAACTCATTCGCATCGGTCGACGACAGCCTCTCCACGGCGTCTGAGGCTGCCTCCGGGCTCGTTGAGGCCAACGAGCGAGAGACGGTCATCCGTGCCCTGCGCTCCGGCCGCCTCTTCTTCGAGCCCCACGCAAcgccggccacctcctcctccattcTAGATGAGGCCAAGCTGAAGCTGAAGGTGAAGGACATCGAGACTATCATCTGCAGTGGCAGCAGGAAGGTTGGCAAGGCGGCGGCGTTCGAGGGAGCGACGGCGATGACCATGGACTCGTCGAATCCGTACCGTGACTTCCGGGCGTCCatggaggagatggtgatgagccATGGCGTCAAGGACTGGTGCTGGATGGAGAAGATGCTGGGGTGGTACCTCAGGGCCAACGGCAAGAGCACCCACGGCCTCATCGTCGGTGCCTTCGTCGACCTGCTCGTCGCGCTCAGCGACACCGCCTCGCCGTCCTCCCCGACCACCGCCAGCACCAACCGCTCCTCTTCCTTCAGCGGGACCGATGAgatcaaggaggaagaaggatga